Genomic segment of Thermodesulfobacteriota bacterium:
ACTTAGTTGCTCGGGCTTGTGGTTTGCGGTGTAACGGGCGCTGCTTGAGCAGTATTTCCGTATATTGCTTTATAGGCGCCGTAGCTTCGAAGAATCCTTCTTATGTAATTCCTGGTTTCTCTAAATGGAACCTCTTCAATAAACTCATCTTTCTCAAGCCCATAAAACCTGACTTTCCAATCCGCAGCTCTATGAGGCCCTGCGTTATAGCTGGCAAGCGCAAGCTCAACATCCCCATCGAACTGATCGAGCACCTGTTTAAAGTAGAAAATTCCCATCTCAATATTTATTCTTGGAATTGTTAGCATTGATAAGCTAAAGCCGTTTATGCCTACTTGCCTTGCCACTGTTCTGGCTGTGGGCGGAATCATCTGCATAAGACCTCTAGCATCGGCTGGGGAGACAGCGTCTTTTTGAAACCTGCTCTCCTCTCTTATAATTGAATAAACAAGTAGCTCATCAACCCCGTATTTTTTAGAATAAGGGGCTACATATTCCTGATAACCCTTTGGATAAGAAAGCCTGTTGGCCTGCGGAAGGCCAAGACCCTGTGCAACTTTGATTGACTGATAATAGTCCTCAACCTGAGAGTACAGAAGACTAACCACAACAAGCTCTTCTTTGGTTCTTGATTCTTCTTCCATTGCCACTATCTCAAGCTGCGCTTCCTCCGGCATTCCTAGACTGATTAGCATCTGAGCCTTTTGTTTTCTTTTGCTTGCTTTAGGGTTAAGCGCAGTTGTCTCAGGGTTGGGGTTGGGATAAGCCGGACTGTAGCCGCTTTTCTTTTGAGCCATATATGTGTGGTATGTGGGAGTTGTAGATCCCGCAAGCTCTCTATACTGCACATTTGCTTCATTTAATTTGCCCTGTTTCTCAAGGGTTCTTGCTCTCCAGTACTTTGCATTTGATGCATTGAAGCTGGATTCAGAATCGATAAATGCTGAAAAAGTACCATGGGCCTCTCTGTACTGACCTTTTCTGTAGTAAATCCAGCCAAGGTTCCATGCCCCGTCCTCGGCGTATTTATTTCTAGGATATGATCTTATAAGAATGTCATAGGTTCTAATTGCCTGCTGGGTTTGACCGTTTATTTGATAAAGCCGCGCCGCATTATAAAGCCCTTCTGGTGCCAGCTGGCTGTTTGGGAATTGGTTGTGTATTTGTGTATAGACTGCAGATGCTTGTGAATCAAGCCCAAGCTTGGTTTTTAGCTTTCCACGCCAAAATAGCGAGCGGGGAGAGTTGATATTTTTAAGCACATTCTCTGCTTCATTATAGCGCTTGGTTTTAACCATGCAGATTCCCATATTAGTTCTAACTTCAGCGCTTTTGGATGAGACTTTGTTGTAGTTGTTAAGAGCCGAGCTGCATCTGGATTTATCAAATAGGATATTTGCACGCTGAAGGTAATCAGCTTGCGTTGGTACAAAAGCTATTCCTTGACTATTGCTTAAATTGGTAGCTGCTGCCTTAGCTTCACCAGAAGATTTTGTTTCAGGATACTCGACCCAAATCTGTCTATATGTTGCCATGGCGTCCTGGTATCTTCCTTGTTTTTCCATTGCCTCTGCCAGTCCATAAAGGTAAGAAGCTTTTAAGCTCCTTTTTGTCTCTTCACTGTAAAGTGATCTGAATATCCTCTCGGCATTAATGTAATCACCCGACTGAGTGTAAATAGTTCCCAAACGGGCAAGGGTTTTTTTCTTAAGTCCGCTGTCTGGGTACTGAGTTAATATCTTATTGAAGTATGTGGATGCATTTGCATAGTCACCAAGGTTCTCATATCCAGCGCCCTGGAAATATAAAACATAGTCACCTAGTTCAGGCAGTCCGTCTCCCACACTGTTTAGCATGTTTACGCCCTGCTGATACTGGCCGACTTTCACAAAGCAGTAGCCTTTTTTAAACCTGTCTTTAGGGTCTGCCGTTGCCTGCTGATAAATTTCTGACTGGCAATTAAGCCTAGTGGCAGCGTTTGAAGGAGGGCACATTAATATGCTCAGAGTTATTGTAGATAAGATTGCTAGTAAATATCTGTGATTCATATATGTCCCTCCATAGTTTTTGTGTCTACCTACCTTTTTGCCCTTTGAGGGTCTAACAAGTCCCTGAGCCCTTCACCAAATAGATTAAATGAAAATGCTGTAATAAATATCGCTAAACTAGGGAAAACAATTAAATGCGGAAATGTTCTTATTCCCTGCCATCCTGTGCTTGCAAGAGTCCCCCAGCTAGATTCTGGCGGCGCGATCCCAAGTCCCAGAAAACTAAGAGTGGACTCAGCCAATATTGCATACGGCACCGCAAAAGTGATTGTGATGATAAGAGGGCTTAGGATATTTGGAATAATATGTAGCCCTAGTATTCGTGATGGTGATGCCCCAAGACTCCTTGCAGACTGAACATAGTCAACGCCTTTAATTTGAAGCACGTTCCCCCTTACAATTCTTGCAACCCTCATCCATGCCGTAAACCCAAGTGCCAGTACGATTCCGAGCACGCCTCTACCTATTATAAGAGTGACCAGCACTATCAACAACAAATCTGGAAGTGAATAGAAAATATCTACCACTCGCATCATAAGCTCGTCCACTTTACCGCCCAAGTATCCAGAGATTGCTCCGTACAATGTTCCTACGATTAGAGCAATTAGCGCTGTTCCCAAGGCTACCGCTATAGAAACTCTCGAGCCATATATAACTCTGGAGAAAAGGTCTCTTCCCTCCTGATCTGTGCCCATAATGTTTACTTTATTTGGGGAGCTTAGTGTGTTTGAGAAATCCGTGTCGTCGTAGGCAAATGGGGCAATATATGGAGCAGCCACAGCTGTGGCAACGATTAATATAATAATTGCGCCGGTTATGAATATCTGAGCTTTTAGAAGCAATTCATATCTACCTTTATTGTGGTTATTACAAATATTAACTTCTATTTGAAGCGAAAGAAATAACTTTTAGCAATACAATTGATAAACATGCCGCTTTCATTTTGAAAAAGTGACTCTGTCACTTACTTAAATCCAGCGTTTGAATCTTCGTCTTTAAAGTAGTTGGCCCTTACTATAGTTTTAATACCGCCCCTTACGTTAAAGTCCCCTGTTACCTCTGCCCTTATGGGTTTGCAGGCCTCTACTATGTGGTCCAGAATTTGATTTGTAACATGTTCATGGAAAGCTCCCTCATCACGGTATGAGAACATGTACAATTTAAGAGATTTAAGTTCTATACAGAGTTTGTCTGGCACATATTTTAAATGAATTGTCGCAAAATCAGGTTGTCCCGTCTTTGGGCATACACATGTAAACTCGGGGCACGAAATGTCTATCTCGTATTCCCTGCCCGGATACTGGTTTTCAAATGTCTCTAGAATATCAAAATGCTTATCAGCCATTTCGGCTCCTCTTTTCTGTAAATTGATACTAGAAGTGTATCTAATACTATTGCTCTAGCAAAATACTTGACTGAGCACTCTTTATTATAAATACTAAAAGCTCTCTTTGGGGCATAGTATAACGGCAGTACGTCGGTCTCTGGAACCGAA
This window contains:
- a CDS encoding ABC transporter permease, coding for MLLKAQIFITGAIIILIVATAVAAPYIAPFAYDDTDFSNTLSSPNKVNIMGTDQEGRDLFSRVIYGSRVSIAVALGTALIALIVGTLYGAISGYLGGKVDELMMRVVDIFYSLPDLLLIVLVTLIIGRGVLGIVLALGFTAWMRVARIVRGNVLQIKGVDYVQSARSLGASPSRILGLHIIPNILSPLIITITFAVPYAILAESTLSFLGLGIAPPESSWGTLASTGWQGIRTFPHLIVFPSLAIFITAFSFNLFGEGLRDLLDPQRAKR
- a CDS encoding transglycosylase SLT domain-containing protein, coding for MNHRYLLAILSTITLSILMCPPSNAATRLNCQSEIYQQATADPKDRFKKGYCFVKVGQYQQGVNMLNSVGDGLPELGDYVLYFQGAGYENLGDYANASTYFNKILTQYPDSGLKKKTLARLGTIYTQSGDYINAERIFRSLYSEETKRSLKASYLYGLAEAMEKQGRYQDAMATYRQIWVEYPETKSSGEAKAAATNLSNSQGIAFVPTQADYLQRANILFDKSRCSSALNNYNKVSSKSAEVRTNMGICMVKTKRYNEAENVLKNINSPRSLFWRGKLKTKLGLDSQASAVYTQIHNQFPNSQLAPEGLYNAARLYQINGQTQQAIRTYDILIRSYPRNKYAEDGAWNLGWIYYRKGQYREAHGTFSAFIDSESSFNASNAKYWRARTLEKQGKLNEANVQYRELAGSTTPTYHTYMAQKKSGYSPAYPNPNPETTALNPKASKRKQKAQMLISLGMPEEAQLEIVAMEEESRTKEELVVVSLLYSQVEDYYQSIKVAQGLGLPQANRLSYPKGYQEYVAPYSKKYGVDELLVYSIIREESRFQKDAVSPADARGLMQMIPPTARTVARQVGINGFSLSMLTIPRINIEMGIFYFKQVLDQFDGDVELALASYNAGPHRAADWKVRFYGLEKDEFIEEVPFRETRNYIRRILRSYGAYKAIYGNTAQAAPVTPQTTSPSN
- the queF gene encoding preQ(1) synthase, whose product is MADKHFDILETFENQYPGREYEIDISCPEFTCVCPKTGQPDFATIHLKYVPDKLCIELKSLKLYMFSYRDEGAFHEHVTNQILDHIVEACKPIRAEVTGDFNVRGGIKTIVRANYFKDEDSNAGFK